A stretch of bacterium DNA encodes these proteins:
- the rpsL gene encoding 30S ribosomal protein S12 has translation MSTFAQLVKKGRKKKKRRQRTPALKRVVNALQNKAKMLPKGAPLKRGICVKVTTMTPKKPNSALRKIARVRLTNGMEVTAYIPGEGHNLQEHSIVLIRGGRVKDLPGVRYHIVRGKYDTTGVEGRRQSRSFYGAKKEK, from the coding sequence ATGTCTACATTCGCTCAATTAGTCAAAAAGGGGCGCAAAAAGAAAAAACGACGCCAGAGAACCCCGGCTCTCAAACGGGTTGTTAATGCTTTGCAAAATAAAGCCAAGATGTTGCCTAAGGGAGCGCCTTTAAAGCGGGGGATTTGCGTTAAGGTGACAACAATGACGCCCAAGAAACCAAATTCAGCCTTAAGAAAGATCGCTAGAGTTCGTTTGACTAATGGCATGGAGGTGACTGCCTATATCCCCGGCGAGGGCCATAATTTACAGGAACACTCTATTGTTTTGATTCGCGGGGGAAGAGTAAAAGATTTACCCGGCGTAAGATACCACATAGTTCGTGGCAAATACGACACCACTGGAGTTGAAGGACGACGCCAAAGTCGCAGTTTTTATGGTGCTAAAAAGGAAAAATAA
- the rpsG gene encoding 30S ribosomal protein S7 produces the protein MRGRAKFKTQTIQPDPKYHSELVAKFINYVMRKGKKAKAQSIVYSAFDIIQKKTKKKPLDVFEQALKNVGPYLEVKSRRVGGANYQVPMEVPKKRRTALAMRWILQVVRSRQGKPTKQKLAEELIFAAQGKGEAVRKKEEMHRMAEANKAFAHYAQR, from the coding sequence ATGCGGGGACGAGCCAAATTCAAAACCCAGACAATTCAGCCTGATCCTAAATATCACTCAGAATTAGTGGCTAAGTTTATTAATTATGTAATGCGCAAAGGCAAGAAAGCTAAAGCCCAGAGTATAGTTTATAGTGCTTTTGACATTATCCAAAAGAAAACAAAGAAGAAGCCGCTAGATGTTTTTGAGCAGGCATTAAAAAATGTAGGCCCTTATTTAGAGGTTAAATCCCGCCGGGTGGGAGGGGCTAATTATCAAGTGCCTATGGAGGTTCCAAAAAAGAGAAGAACTGCCTTAGCGATGCGTTGGATTTTGCAGGTTGTTCGCTCTCGCCAGGGTAAACCAACAAAGCAGAAGTTGGCAGAAGAGCTGATTTTTGCTGCTCAAGGCAAGGGAGAGGCCGTACGCAAGAAAGAGGAGATGCACCGTATGGCAGAGGCAAATAAAGCTTTTGCTCACTACGCTCAACGCTAA